A window of Elgaria multicarinata webbii isolate HBS135686 ecotype San Diego chromosome 2, rElgMul1.1.pri, whole genome shotgun sequence contains these coding sequences:
- the LOC134393489 gene encoding uncharacterized protein LOC134393489: protein MKALLETHGPKWMTNSRLVKYRALLCENPNVQVNDCVALNPATLMRLPEPVIHDCQEIMDTVHSSRPDLKDSPVPGSIVLFTDGSSFVQHGVKKAGFAVVTEDDVLIAEALPPGTSAQKAELLALIAALEWGREKKITVYAELQRKPVREDVGRAIHHYTDYAYCFKGPREFQLDSLEPSQISRTREMAGHERCGPKAHPEETALTAGRDGRRLLGTGNRGSEITGGAASPLNLERRGGHRPKHVLPILLFLLTLSISSQKSKLD, encoded by the coding sequence atgaaagctctgctagaaacccacggaccaaagtggatgaccaactccCGACTTGTCAAATACCGAGCACTGCTGTGTGAGAACCCTAACGTGCAAGTGAATGACTGCGTAGCCCTGAACCCTGCGACTCTGATGCGCTTGCCTGAGCCAGTTATACATGATTGCCAAGAAATAATGGACACCGTCCATTCTAGCAGACCCGACCTAAAAGACAGTCCTGTGCCTGGCAGCATCGTCCttttcactgatggaagcagttttgtCCAGCATGGTGTCAAAAAGGCGGGTTTCGCCGTAGTGACAGAAGATGATGTCCTAATTGCTGAAGCTCTTCCACCTGGCACATCCGCTCAGAAAGCTGAACTCTTAGCTTTAATCGctgcactagaatggggaagagaaaagaagatcacggtctatgcagagttacaaagaaagcctgttagggaagacgtgggacgggccatacaccattatactgactacgcctactgctttaaaggtccaagggaattccagttggattcattggagccgagccaaattagccgcacccgagagatggcaggccacgaaaggtgcgggcctaaagctcaccctgaggaaacagccctcaccgctggacgcgacgggagaagactcctcgggaccggcaaccgagggagcgaaataactgggggcgctgcatcccctctcaacctggaaagaagaggtggacaccgcccgaagcatgttttgcctattttgctcttcctgctgaccctgagcatatcatcccagaagtcaaaacttgat